The DNA segment TTCCTTGAAATGTTTCATCCTTTTTTAATTACAGCCCGGTCTTATAAACCTATCAGAAACAAATAATGACTCTTCTGATCAAGCTATCGATACATTAATGCGTTTTCTGGTTTTGAGACTACGCTTAATAGTTTCAAAATTAACTATTCCATCTTTAAGGGCGAAAAGGGTATCATCTTTCCCTTTTCCAACGTTTAAACCAGGTAAAACTGATGTACCTCTTTGTCTAATGAGAATAGATCCAGCATTAACCTTTTCTCCACCGTAAGCTTTCACACCAAGCCTCTTAGAGTTTGAATCTCTACCATTTCTAGTAGAGCCAGTTCCTTTTTTATGTGCCATGAGAAATTAATTTAGTTAATAGTGTAAAAAGTTTTAGAAGATAATTTAACTTGGTTCTTTTTTTACTTTACTAGTTTTTGGTTTTGCAGGGGCTTTTTTAGGCTTGTCTGTAATGGCCTTTTCTTTTACAGATGCTTTTTTAGGCTTGTCTGTTATGGCCTTTTCTTTTACAGATGCTTTTTTAGGCTTGTCTGTTATGGCCTTTTCTTTTACAGATGCTTTTGTAGTCTTCGATTCACTCGCTTTATCTTTCAAAGGGTTTTCAACCTTAGATTTTTTTGGTGTAACAGTTTTAACTGAATTGGTTTTTTTTGACTTTGATATTGAAGTAACCATCACACGTGTAAGTTCTTGTCTATGTCCATTCTTTCTGCGTGTTTTCTTCTTACGCTGCATTTTATAAACAATTATCTTTGGCCCTCTTTTATGGGCCATAACTTTTAGCTCAATATTGGCGCCATTAATAAAAGGTTTTCCTATAGATAATCCTTCCTCATCATTGATTAAAAGAACTTTATCAAGGGTAATTGTGTCATCAATACCTGCATTGATACGATCAACGTCATAGTAACGATTTGGTTCTAGCCACATTTGGGTGCCAGAAGTTTCAGCAATTGCATAATGCCCTTTATTAGGAGCATCTGAAGCTTGTTTTTTATTATTTGGAGTCATTTAATCAAAAGACATGAACAGGCTCGGTTTTACTAAAAATCAAAGTTAGATTTCTCGTATTTTCGGATTAGGCCTGCAACACAATCGAAAGACAAGATAACATCCTCACTCTTAGAGGTGAAATCCGTCAAGATTTATATATGTATATCACCTTCTTTAGAAGAAAGTTTAAGAAATGAGCAAAAAAAAAACATACATCCTTAAATTGTATGTCGCTGGAAACACTCCAAATTCTATGCGCGCCTTAAACACTCTTCGAGAGATTCTTAAAACAGATTTCAAGGGGGTTTATGCATTAAAAGTAATTGATGTACTTGAGAAGCCTCAACTGGCGGAGGAAGACAAAATACTTGCTACACCCACTCTATCTAAAATCCTCCCTCCCCCTGTAAGAAGAATTATCGGAGATCTTTCCGATCGAGAAAAGGTTTTAATTGGTCTGGATTTACTTTTTGAAGAACTAAATGAAAAGTCATTTTTTTCTTCAACTGATAATGAGCACGAGATAGAGAGCAAATCTTAAATATCGCTATAAAAATAAAGCCCAATATACATTTTCTAACTAGTTTTAAGTCTGAGCTGAACTTGTATGCATTCTTCTAAAAATTTTCCCATCCCAAAACAGCAGGTTCAGAAGCTTCCAACTGGTATAGAAGGTTTTGATGATGTGTGTCAGGGAGGACTGCCTATAGCAAGAAGTACATTATTTACTGGGACATCTGGCACTGGCAAGACAGTGTTTTCTCTTCAGTATCTGTATCACGGGATATCCCATTTTGATGAGCCTGGTATTTTTGTAACGTTTGAAGAATCACCAATAGATATTATTAGGAATGCTGCAGGTTTTGGTTGGGACCTTCAGGAATTAATCGATCAGGATAAATTGTTTATTCTTGATGCTTCACCTGATCCTGAAGGACAAGATGTTGCAGGGAATTTTGATTTATCCGGATTAATTGAAAGAATTAGTTATGCCATAAATAAATACAAAGCAAAGAGAGTTGCTATCGACTCAATGACCGCTGTCTTTCAACAATATGATGCTGTATATGTCGTGAGAAGAGAGATCTTCCGCTTAATAGCAAGACTTAAAGAAATAGGGGTGACCACAGTTATGACTGCTGAGAGAGTAGATGAATATGGTCCTATAGCTAGATATGGAGTAGAAGAATTCGTTTCAGATAATGTTGTGATTTTGAGAAATGTTCTTGAGTCAGAAAAACGTAGACGCACAGTCGAGGTCTTAAAGCTTCGTGGTACCACACATATGAAAGGAGAGTTTCCTTTCACTATGGGCACCCACGGGATAAGTGTATTCCCATTAGGAGCAATGCGTTTAACGCAACGCTCTTCAAATATTCGAATTAGTTCAGGAGTCCCAGCCCTTGATGAAATGTGTGGTGGCGGTTATTTCCAGGACTCAGTAATACTTGCTACTGGGGCAACAGGGACTGGTAAGACTATGCTTGTCTCTAAATTCATTGAGGATGCATATTCTAATAAAGAAAGAGCAATCCTTTTCGCTTATGAAGAATCAAGAGCTCAACTCCTTAGGAATGCTACAAGTTGGGGTATTGATTTTGAGAAGATGGAAAGCGATGGATTACTTAAAATTATCTGTGCTTACCCAGAATCAACAGGGCTAGAGGATCATTTGCAAATAATCAAAACAGAAATCACTGAATACAAGCCCTCTAGAATGGCAATAGATTCTCTTTCAGCTTTAGCTCGAGGAGTAAGCCTCAATGCATTTAGACAATTCGTTATAGGAGTAACAGGTTATGCTAAACAGGAAGAAATAGCGGGGTTTTTTACTAACACTGCTGAAGAGTTTATGGGGAGCCATTCCATTACAGACTCACATATTTCAACAATTACAGACACAATCTTATTGCTTCAATATGTAGAGATTGGAGGAGAGATGGCCCGTGCAGTAAATGTTTTCAAAATGAGAGGATCATGGCATGACAAGCGAATTAGAGAATTCATCATTACTGGAGATGGTCCTGAAATAAAAGATTCATTTACCAATTTTGAACAAATATTTAGTGGCGCACCGCATCGTATAAGTAGCGATGAAAATCTTCCTGGTGTATTTAAAAGTATTGACAAAAGAGATGTCAGAAAGTCTTAGATTAAATTGAGTTATCTTCTAATTGCATATCCCATTTCCTACGAACTCGTTCAGATTCTATTAAAAATTCATCTGCATCATTTTTAGCAAGAGGAAGGTCAAACCAGAAAGTTGTACCTATACCTGGTGCACTTATCATGCGAATCTTACTACTATGTTTCTCTAATATTTCCCTAACAATTGATAAGCCAAGTCCTGTTCCTGCTTCTGTATGAACATCATTTTCAATCCTGTAAAATCTATCGAAAATTTTAGATTGCCCTTCTTCTGATATTCCGCAACCTGTATCTGATATTTCAACTCTAATCCTTGGCAAAGGCGAAATTATGTCGCATGCAGGCGCATCTTTATTTTCTGGAATTAAGGAGCCAACACATACGTCAGGCCATGTATATGCTCGTAGAAGAATTTTTCCACCACTTTTGGTGAATTTAAGAGCGTTACCTACCAAGTTATCTAAAACTTGCAAGGATAAATCCCAATTTCCACGAGTTAATTGCATGTTTTCCTCTAACTCTTGAATAATTTCAACATTTTTATCTTTGGCATTTAACCTATAATTTTTCAAAGTTTGCTCTATTGCTGGGCTGATATCGATTTCATCAAACTGTACATTCGATGAAGTCTCTAATTTGGATAGATCAAGTACATCATTTACTAATCTAGTAAGCCGGTCGGTTTCCGAATTTGCAACCTCTAAAAACTCCATTTTCTGTTTATGAGGAAGTTTTTCATCAAGGTCATAAAGAGTTTCAACATAGCTTTTTATATTAAACAATGGGGTCCTAAGTTCATGGGAAACATTACTTATAAAACGTCTTTGTGCAGCATTTAATTCAACTTCTCTAGTTAAGTCCTGAACTGTAATCGCAATCCCTTTAAGGTTAGAGCCAGAAGAATCTCTTACTGATTGCAAAACAATTCTAAGTGTTCTAGAAGGTTCGTCTGTACTACATCTTATTTCATTACTATCAGAGATGTTATTTAGCAATGAAATCATTTGTGGGTGCAAGTCATTTGCAATTAACTCTGGCAATTCTTCTATTAAATCTTTAGTTTCTATTTTTCTACCTTCCCAGCGAAATAGCCTTCTTGCCGTAGGGTTGACAAGAACAATCTTACCTTTCTCATCAAGCAAAATTGCACCATCAGCCATAGTTGCAATTAATGATTGTTGTTTAACTTGAGCTGCCTTTAATTCTTCAATGTTTGCCGCATCATAATCCTCAAGCTGGGATGCCATATTATTGAATCCATTTAAAAGTTCACCTAATTCTCCACTCATAGGAAGATCTATTCTTGATTTAAAATTACCTTTAGCTATTTCTCTTACACCACTAACTAATTCACGAATCGGTCGGGTTATTGTCTGAGCATTAAAGATAGCTCCAATAATTACAAGCACCCAAATAGATATAAATACGGCAATCGTTATTTCTCTAGTTAAGGCAGCGCTGGCAAGTGCATTCTTATTAGGTGTCACTCCTAAGGCAAGATTCCCTACATACTTACCTTTGAAAAGCAATGCAACAAATACATCAGTTACTTGTCCTTGAGGAGTTAAGTGCTGCCTAACAAGTGGAAACTGCGGCCTCTTTTTCAACTCTTGTGGTAGCTGAAGTTTTTTTCGTAATTGAAATTCACTCTCTGAAGAACTAGGGGTTGCACTAATAGGTATTCCTAATTGAACAATTCCTTCAGGATCAGTGAAAAAAATATATCTAATATTTCTACTAGATCGCCAAAATTTCTCAGCAACATTAAAAAGTTCTCTTTCTTGATTCCTAGCAACTAATTCAGTGACATTACCTGAAAGCAACAGTCCAAGATCTCTGGCATATCTTGTGTCATTCATGCCAGCATCTCTTTGAATACTACTTAAAGCAAAGAATGTAATACCTGTCATCAACAAACTAACTACTAATGTTGCTATGGCTAGTAATTTTGCTCTTAAACTGAATTCATTCCACCAATTAGAAAAAAAGTTTTCAGAGTTGCCTTTAAGAGGCAGATTGTTTTCCACATTATCTTTATCAAGCACGATTAATACCTAACATCATTATTTCTAACCTGGTAGCCAATATCATTCCTATAATAAATACCTTTAAAGCTAATTCTTTTCATGCCTTCATATGCAAGTTTAAAAGCCTCTTTATAGCTTGAGCTTTGAGCAACAATTGACAAAACTCTTCCTCCTGCTGTAAGGAGATTACCTTCTTGATCGAATCTAGTGCCTGAATGAAATAATTGAATCTGACTATTTTGATCTAGCTCAATTGAAATCAAATCTCCTTTTTTAGGATTTTCAGGATAACCACTAGTTGTGGCAACAACACATGCACTTATTAGATTATTTGGTTTGAGTTTTGGAGCATTATTTAATGATCCAAGAGCTGAAGCTTGCAATATTTGTGCGAACTCAGGTGACATTAATGGCATCAATGCTTGACATTCCGGATCTCCAAAACGGCAATTATATTCTATTACTTTTGGCCCTTGTTTTGTAAGCATTAAACCAGCATAAATAACTCCTCTATAATTGATATTTCTTTTTTTAAGAGCTTCCAGGGTTGGTTTAAGTATTAGATCAGTTATTTCCTCAAGATCCTTTTGACTAAGAATCTGAGCAGGGGCATATGCACCCATCCCGCCAGTGTTGGGGCCTTTATCACCTTCCATCAATCTTTTATGGTCTTGAGCAGTAGGAAGAATCTCAAGGTTCTCTCCATCGCTTATTGCGAAGACAGAAACCTCTGGACCTTCAAGACACTCTTCAAGAACTAATTTCGCTCCTGCTTCTCCAAATTTCCCCTCGAAAGCATCTTTTATTGCTGCTTTAGTTTGTTCTATTGAGCTACATACTGACACCCCTTTCCCAGAGGCTAAACCATCAGCTTTAACAACTAAAGGTTGACGAACAATAGACAAAATTTCAAATGCCTCATCAATAGTATTTACGCTCCAATATTTTGCTGTAGGTATACCGGCATCAGCCATTAACTCTTTTGCCCAGTTTTTACTTGCTTCTAATTGAGCACCATCTTTACCTGGTCCAAAAACAACTAATTCTGATTCTCTTAACTGATCTGCCAATCCTTCTGAAAGGGGTTTCTCTCCACCAATAACAACTAAATCAATCTTCAAAGAATTGCAAGCAGTAATTATTTCTTGGCTATTTGATTCTTGTATGTCTAGTCGGTGACAGTAGAGGTGTTCTTCAGTTCCACCATTGCCAGGAGCAACATAAACTCTTTCAATTTCCTCAGATTTAGCTATAGCCCAAGCCAAAGCATTCTCACGTCCACCTCCGCCTATAACTAGAACTTTGTTTAATTTTGGAAGTGAGGGAAAAATTGATTTTGATTTTGTCATAACTAATACTGCTGCTGTTTTAAGCTTTAGCTTGCATTTAATTTGTTTTTAGAGACATATTGCTTATTCTAAAAAACAATTTTGCTTGCCTCATGTGGGTTTATTGTATTTAAAGTACCTAACTTAATAGCTTTTAGTTGAGGTAAAAAGGAATCTAATGGAATTAAATCAGAGTTCGCTTCTTTATGAAGGCAAAGCAAAAAGGATTTTCAAAACTAATAATCCAGATGAGTTCCTAGTACATTTCAAGAATGATGCAACTGCTTTTAATGCCAAGAAACATGCAGAACTAGAAGGCAAAGGAAGTTTAAACTGTCAGATCTCATCAATTATTTTTAAATTTCTAGAAGAAAACGGAATACCAACACACTTTATAAGTGTAAAAGATGATAGTTGGATGCTAGTTCAAAAAGTAGATGTTATCCCCCTGGAAATTGTTATTCGAAATATTGCAAGCGGATCACTATGCAGAGAGACACCTATCCCTGTAGGGCAAGAATTATCAACGCCTCTTCTAGACTTGTATTATAAGGATGACGCCCTGGATGATCCACTTTTGACTGAGGACAGATTAGAATTACTAGGATTAGTTTCCAAAAGTCAAAAGCAAGAAGTAAAGGCTCTTGCCTTTAAAGTTAATAGGTGTTTAAAGGGATTTTTCGAAAATTTGAACCTAGTTTTAGTTGATTTCAAATTAGAAATGGGTTTCAACAGTCATGGAGAATTATTAGTTGCCGATGAAATCAGTCCAGATAGTTGCAGGATCTGGGACTGTAATATTAAAGATCATAATGATCGGATTCTTGACAAAGATCGTTTTCGAAAGGATCTTGGAGGTGTATTAGACGCTTATAGTGAAGTGCTTCGTAGAATAAAAAAGTTTTACTCTAGATAGAGCATGAATTCAATCTCACTTAATTCCATCTATTAAGCTTTATCCTAGAAATATAAATGGCAGGTATTACTACCATCAGCTCAATGAGACAATTTCGCAGAAGGGCATATTTTTTAGCATTGACTTTGCCGCTAGTAAGCGGAGGAGCTGCCAATGCCGAAATACGTTGGGAACTTGTAACACCTAATAAAAACAAATCAGAAGATATTTGGGTGAATGCTAAAAGAGGTAAAACTGAAAAGTTGAAACCCTACAAGTCAGTCTCTTATGGACTATCAACCATAAACCCAGGGAAAACAAGTCTTTCAAATTCAAACCCTAAAAAAGCAATCAAAGCTAATAAGACTGGTAATTTATTAGACAAATATCAAGAAAAATATCTTGCAAATTCAAACCCTAGGGAAACAGCCTCACCCCAAAGCTCCGAAGAGTTAAGAAACATATTTCAAAAAACAGATATTGCAGATCGAAAAGATAACAAAGAAATCGCAGAAAATGAAGATCTCGTATTGATTTCTGAAGTAGTTATTACTGGTCTGGAGAGTCACCCAGAGAAAGTGCGTTTAGAATATGCAGCATATGATGCCATGACTGTTAGGCCTGGAAGCAGAGTAAGTAAATCAGAATTAAAAAGAGATTTAAATGCCATTTTTACTACTGGATGGTTTTCAGGCCTAGAAATTGAGGCAATTGATACGGCTTTAGGGGTCAAATTAATAGTAGATGTTAAACCTAATCCTGTTTTCACTGAGGTTATTGTTAATCCTGAGGATTCTCTAATCACTAAAAAAGCTCTTAAAGATATTTTTAAAACAGATTTTGGGAAAACACTTAATTTAAATGTTCTAAAGCTGCGAATGAATAAGCTAAAAGAATGGTATTCAGAAAGAGGTTATTCATTAGCAAGAATTTCAGGGCCTAATAGAGTTACTTCAAATGGGAAAGTCCAATTAGAAGTACAAGAAGGAACTATAGAAGATATAAAGGTTATTTTTCTTGATGATGAAGGGAATTCAGTCAAAGAGAATGGCAAGCCAATTAGAGGAAAAACAAAAACATGGGTTATAAATAGAGAGCTTTTAAGTAAACCTGGAGCAATATTTAATAGAAAAAATCTTGAAGCTGATATCAAAAGACTATATGGACTTGCTTTGTTTAGTGACATTAAAGTTTCTTTAAAGCCAGTTACAGGTGAGCCTGGGAAAATAGAAATAATCCTAGGGATTACTGAACAAAGGACCGGATCACTTACAGGCGGAATTGGTTGGAGTGGTTCCCAGGGGTTCTTTGGTTCAGCAGGTCTTCAAGAAAAGAATTTACTTGGGAGATCTTGGTCCAGTGATATCAATTTTACTTATGGAGAATATGGGGCATTAATTAGCTTCTCTTTAACTGATCCATGGATCAAAGGTGACAAACATAGAACTTCTTTTCGCACTTCAGTGTTTATTAGTAGAGATGTACCTCAAGAATTTAGAAGTTCTAAAGGACATATCTTGGGGGTAAGTGATTATGCTCAAGGAACTGGCAGCAGCCCTGGTTCAAGAGTTTATGATATTGATTTTGCTCATAGTGGTGTAAATAATTCTGCCTTCAGTTCAGTATCTGCTGCTAAAGCTAGTGATTCAAATACAAGTTGGTTTGATTATGAAGGTGACTCAGTACTTTTACATAGGACAGGCGGTAACTTCTCTTTTTCAAGACCTTTAAATGGTGGGAATCCTTATAAGAAAGCAACCTGGTCAGTACTTTTGGGGATGGATTTTCAGAAGGTAAAGCCTATTGATTATTCAGCTCAAGACAGGCCTTATGGAGCGAAGGCAATTAATGTTGTAAATAACACAGCATTAAACAATGATGTTATTTGTATAGCTTTTAATTGTGCAAAAGAGAATACGCTTGTAGGTTTTAGAGGCGGAATGTCTAGGAATAAACTTAATAATCCTAGAAACCCAACATCAGGAACGTTTTTAAGCATAGGTACTGAGCAATATATTTCTGTTGGAGAAAATTCCCCTACCTTTAATCGTGCAAAAGCAACTTATTCCTATTTTATTCCTATTAATTGGCTTAAGTTACACAAAGGATGTAAACCAAAAGCTGGGGAAGATCTCGCTTGTCCCCAAACACTTGCTTTTCAGTTAAAAGGCGGATCAATAGTTGGTGATTTACCCCCTTATGAAGCCTTTTGTCTAGGAGGATCTAAGTCAATTCGAGGTTGGAGTGCCTGTGATTTAGCTGTTGCCAAAAGATATGGAGAGGCTTCTGTAGAATATAGAGTTCCTGTTTGGAGAATGGTTTCAGCAAATGTTTTTGTTGATGCAGGTACGGATTTCGGTTCTCAAGCCGATGTGCCAGGTAATCCAGGAGGACTTCTTCACAAGAAAGGCAAAGGCTTTTCAGTAGGGAGTGGATTGTCATTCAACACCCCAGTTGGGCCATTAAGAATAGAAGCTGCAAGTCAAGATTTAGAAGGTGATTGGCGTTATAACGTTGGTTTTGGCTGGAAGTTCTAGTGTGGAATGGCTGCCTGCTAATTATGAGAACACTTGGACTCTTGGAGGGCCTGTTTTTCGTAAAGGGATTTGCTTACACAGTGGTGAAGAGTCTGAGGTAACTCTTCTGCCTTCAGAGGAAATAGGGTTTTATATTTCTTGGGTTAACAGCTCTGATCCCCCTATTAAACTCAAACCCAATCAAGTTGTTAATAGTCACTTATGCACAGCCCTTGTCCTAGGTGAAAGAAGAGTTTCAACAGTGGAACATCTTCTTGCTGCTTTAGCTGGTTGTGGTCTTACCCATGTACAAATACTTTTATCTGGAAATGAGATACCGCTTCTAGATGGATCATCTATTGAATGGGTTGAAGGTATTAGGGAAGCTGGAATGGTTCCATTAAATATTTCAAATACTAATTTTCCTGAAATTAATAAATCTTTTGTAATCAACAAAGGTTCAAGCATAATTACAGCTACACCATCGGATAGTTTAAATTTAATTGGAATAATAGATTTTCCATACCCTGCAATAGGCAAACAGATATTTTCTTTAGAATTAAACCCAAGATCTTTTTATAAGGAAATTGCACCTGCAAGAACATTTGGCTTTAAAGATCAAATAGATCATTTAATTAAATCTGGATTAATTAAAGGCGGTGATTTAAATAATTCACTAGTTTGCGATGGCGAATCTTGGGTGAACCCTCCTTTAAGATTCAAAGATGAGCCTGTTAGGCATAAGCTATTGGACTTAATAGGAGATTTAGCTCTTATTGGGTTGCCTAAAGCGCAGGTTTTGGTTTACAGGGGGTCACATGCATTGCATGCCGAACTCGCTAAATCTCTTTCAAGAGAATGCTCTTTAACAAAATATTATTTTGACTAATTCTTCGGATCAAACATTTCTCCTAACTAATGAGGAAATAATGGGACTTTTACCCCATCGTTATCCTTTTGCATTGGTTGACCGTGTAGTGGCCTATGAGCCCGGCATAAGCGCTACTGGAATTAAGAATGTAACTATTAATGAGCCTCACTTTCAAGGGCATTTCCCTGACAGGCCCTTAATGCCAGGCGTCTTGATTGTTGAGGCGATGGCTCAAGTTGGAGGACTTATTGTTAAACAGATGCCTAACCTTCCTAAAGGCCTTTTTGTTTTTGCAGGTATAGATGGTGTGAGATTTCGTCGTCCTGTAGTTCCTGGAGATCAATTAATCATTAATTGCGAATTAATAAGTATAAAAAGGCAGCGCTTTGGCAAGGTAAAAGGAGAAGCCAAAGTGGATGGGAATTTAGTTTGCTCAGGTGAATTGATGTTCTCCTTAGTAGATTAATTCAATGCTGGAAAAGATTGAATCAGCAAATGAGATGATAGAAAACTCATCAACCAAAATCCATCCATTAGCAGTTGTCAATTCAAAGGCAGAGCTTGGGGAAGGTGTTGTTGTCAGCTCTGGGGCTGTAATAGGGCCCGAAGTGCAAATAGGTTCAAATACTATTATTGGTCCAAATGTGATTCTTGATGGGAGACTGAAGATTGGCTCGTCAAATAAATTTTTCCCAGGTGCTTGTATAGGCCTAGAGCCACAAGATTTGAAATACAAAGGGGCAGCTACTGAGGTAATAATTGGGAATAACAATACTTTTCGCGAATGTGTAACAGTTAATCGTGCTACTAATATTGGAGAACAAACAAGGATTGGCGATGGATGTCTCTTAATGGCATATACCCATGTCGCTCATGGTTGTGATATTGGAAATGATGTTGTTATTTCTAATAGCGTTCAAATAGCAGGAGAAGTAGTTATTGGAGATAAAGCTGTTATTGGAGGTTTATTAGGTATACATCAATTTGTTCATATTGGATCTCTAGCAATGGTTGGTGGCATGACAAGAGTGGATAGAGATGTTCCGCCTTATTGTTTAGTCGAAGGGCACCCTGGCAGAATGCGTGGGTTAAATCGCGTTGGTATAAAAAGAAGAGGCCTAGACAAACAAAATCCTGAGGAATTTAAGCAATTACAAGAGGCTTGGGACCTGATTTATAGATCAGGTCATATTTATAAGAAAGGCTTAGAACTAGTTAGAGCAAAGCGCCTTCTAAAGGCCACTAATGAACTTTGTGTTTTCCTTGAAGCTTCTATAGGACAAGGTCGAAGAGGCCCTATGCCATATTTGAATTCTGAAAAGAAATAGACCATGCGGCTGCTTATTAGCACTGGAGAGGTGTCTGGGGATTTGCAAGGAAGTTTTCTAGTAAAAGCTTTATTAAATGAGTCAGAAAAAAGATCTCTCCCCTTAGAAGTCATTGCACTAGGTGGTCCTCGAATGCAAGCTGCAGGTGCAGAACTTTTAGTAAATACATCTTCAATAGGAGCAATTGGTTTTTTAGAAACCTTGCCTTTTCTAATTCCTACACTGAGGGCACAAAAAACTGCTGACAATTTATTTGTTAATTCCCCACCAGATGTTTTAGTACTAATTGATTACATGGGGCCAAATATTAAACTTGGAAATAAAGTACGCAAACTCTTTCCTGATCTACCAATTGTTTATTATATTGCCCCTCAGGAATGGGCTTGGAGGATAGGGGAAGGAGGCTCGACTGATTTGATTGGTTTTACAAATAAAATACTTGCTATCTTTCAAAAAGAAGCTGATTTTTATGCATCTAAAGGGGGAAGTGTGACGTGGGTGGGGCACCCAATGCTTGACAACCTTAGAGATTTGCCAACTCGCAATGATGCTTGTAAAAAGCTCAAATTAGACCCTTCTCAAAAGTTCTTATTAGTTTTACCTGCCTCTAGGTCGCAAGAACTTAAATATATTTTACCCACTCTTCTTAAAGCAGCAGCAATGCTTCAAGAAAAAGATCCTTCGCTATATATTCTCTTACCTGCTGGACAACAAAGTTTTGAAAGCAAGCTTCAGAGATCCTTAAAGAAGTTTGGCATTAATGGGAAGGTTTTTCCAGCAAAATATACTGAGGATTTGAAATCAAGTTTTTTCAAAGTTTCTGAGCTAGCACTTACTAAATCAGGCACTATTAACATGGAGTTAGCTTTACATTCAGTTCCTCAAATTGTTGGTTATAAAGTAAGTAAATTGACTGCTCTAGTAGCCAAAAAAATTCTTCAATTTGAAATAGATCATATTTCACCAGTTAACCTTTTGTTAAATGAGAGAGTAGTTCCAGAACTTGTTCAAAAAGATTTCACTTCAGAAGCAATCTATAACATTGCATCATCCCTATTAAATAACAAATCAGTCCGTTCTCAAATCCTAGATGGTTATAATAGATTAAAATCAAGCCTTGGCGAACCTGGGGTAACTCAAAGAGCTGCTAAAGAAATTTTA comes from the Prochlorococcus sp. MIT 0603 genome and includes:
- a CDS encoding BamA/TamA family outer membrane protein, with protein sequence MTLPLVSGGAANAEIRWELVTPNKNKSEDIWVNAKRGKTEKLKPYKSVSYGLSTINPGKTSLSNSNPKKAIKANKTGNLLDKYQEKYLANSNPRETASPQSSEELRNIFQKTDIADRKDNKEIAENEDLVLISEVVITGLESHPEKVRLEYAAYDAMTVRPGSRVSKSELKRDLNAIFTTGWFSGLEIEAIDTALGVKLIVDVKPNPVFTEVIVNPEDSLITKKALKDIFKTDFGKTLNLNVLKLRMNKLKEWYSERGYSLARISGPNRVTSNGKVQLEVQEGTIEDIKVIFLDDEGNSVKENGKPIRGKTKTWVINRELLSKPGAIFNRKNLEADIKRLYGLALFSDIKVSLKPVTGEPGKIEIILGITEQRTGSLTGGIGWSGSQGFFGSAGLQEKNLLGRSWSSDINFTYGEYGALISFSLTDPWIKGDKHRTSFRTSVFISRDVPQEFRSSKGHILGVSDYAQGTGSSPGSRVYDIDFAHSGVNNSAFSSVSAAKASDSNTSWFDYEGDSVLLHRTGGNFSFSRPLNGGNPYKKATWSVLLGMDFQKVKPIDYSAQDRPYGAKAINVVNNTALNNDVICIAFNCAKENTLVGFRGGMSRNKLNNPRNPTSGTFLSIGTEQYISVGENSPTFNRAKATYSYFIPINWLKLHKGCKPKAGEDLACPQTLAFQLKGGSIVGDLPPYEAFCLGGSKSIRGWSACDLAVAKRYGEASVEYRVPVWRMVSANVFVDAGTDFGSQADVPGNPGGLLHKKGKGFSVGSGLSFNTPVGPLRIEAASQDLEGDWRYNVGFGWKF
- the lpxC gene encoding UDP-3-O-acyl-N-acetylglucosamine deacetylase, yielding MAGSSSVEWLPANYENTWTLGGPVFRKGICLHSGEESEVTLLPSEEIGFYISWVNSSDPPIKLKPNQVVNSHLCTALVLGERRVSTVEHLLAALAGCGLTHVQILLSGNEIPLLDGSSIEWVEGIREAGMVPLNISNTNFPEINKSFVINKGSSIITATPSDSLNLIGIIDFPYPAIGKQIFSLELNPRSFYKEIAPARTFGFKDQIDHLIKSGLIKGGDLNNSLVCDGESWVNPPLRFKDEPVRHKLLDLIGDLALIGLPKAQVLVYRGSHALHAELAKSLSRECSLTKYYFD
- the fabZ gene encoding 3-hydroxyacyl-ACP dehydratase FabZ, which produces MGLLPHRYPFALVDRVVAYEPGISATGIKNVTINEPHFQGHFPDRPLMPGVLIVEAMAQVGGLIVKQMPNLPKGLFVFAGIDGVRFRRPVVPGDQLIINCELISIKRQRFGKVKGEAKVDGNLVCSGELMFSLVD
- the lpxA gene encoding acyl-ACP--UDP-N-acetylglucosamine O-acyltransferase; translation: MLEKIESANEMIENSSTKIHPLAVVNSKAELGEGVVVSSGAVIGPEVQIGSNTIIGPNVILDGRLKIGSSNKFFPGACIGLEPQDLKYKGAATEVIIGNNNTFRECVTVNRATNIGEQTRIGDGCLLMAYTHVAHGCDIGNDVVISNSVQIAGEVVIGDKAVIGGLLGIHQFVHIGSLAMVGGMTRVDRDVPPYCLVEGHPGRMRGLNRVGIKRRGLDKQNPEEFKQLQEAWDLIYRSGHIYKKGLELVRAKRLLKATNELCVFLEASIGQGRRGPMPYLNSEKK
- the lpxB gene encoding lipid-A-disaccharide synthase, producing MRLLISTGEVSGDLQGSFLVKALLNESEKRSLPLEVIALGGPRMQAAGAELLVNTSSIGAIGFLETLPFLIPTLRAQKTADNLFVNSPPDVLVLIDYMGPNIKLGNKVRKLFPDLPIVYYIAPQEWAWRIGEGGSTDLIGFTNKILAIFQKEADFYASKGGSVTWVGHPMLDNLRDLPTRNDACKKLKLDPSQKFLLVLPASRSQELKYILPTLLKAAAMLQEKDPSLYILLPAGQQSFESKLQRSLKKFGINGKVFPAKYTEDLKSSFFKVSELALTKSGTINMELALHSVPQIVGYKVSKLTALVAKKILQFEIDHISPVNLLLNERVVPELVQKDFTSEAIYNIASSLLNNKSVRSQILDGYNRLKSSLGEPGVTQRAAKEILDLLES